A window of Streptomyces marispadix contains these coding sequences:
- a CDS encoding acylneuraminate cytidylyltransferase: MTESYRAGTGNRRVLAVIPARGGSKGVPAKNLATVGGDPLVVRAVRACLGAELVTDVAVSTDDSGIAAAARAAGAQIVDRPREIAGDTATSEAAVLHAVDVCESRSGAPVDAVLLVQCTSPFITREDIDAVAGAVVEGGADSALTVAPFHGFVWRDGADQPAATAQEASAATSSSAAASASRGGSGASLPRSGSAATVTPGGTAETGGGYGVNHDKSFRPRRQDRPQDLLETGAAYAMDAAGFRKCGHRFFGRTEPVRTDPARVLEIDDPHDLARARALAPLLDEPRPRALPSRDDVDAVVLDFDGTQTDDRVLIDSEGRELVAVHRGDGLGVAALRRDGLDLLILSTEENPVVAARARKLRIPVLHGIDRKDLALKQWCEEKGIGPERVLYAGNDVNDLPCFNLVGWPVAVAGAHEVVREAARAITRAPGGEGAIREIASWLLGPSLNR, encoded by the coding sequence ATGACCGAGTCGTACCGAGCAGGAACCGGGAACCGCCGCGTGCTCGCCGTGATCCCCGCCCGCGGCGGATCGAAGGGCGTACCCGCGAAGAACCTCGCCACCGTCGGCGGCGACCCCCTCGTCGTCAGGGCCGTACGGGCTTGTCTCGGCGCGGAGTTGGTGACCGACGTGGCCGTCTCGACGGACGACTCCGGCATCGCGGCCGCAGCGCGCGCCGCCGGTGCGCAGATCGTGGACCGCCCGCGTGAGATCGCGGGGGACACCGCGACCAGCGAGGCCGCGGTGCTGCACGCCGTGGACGTCTGCGAGTCACGTTCGGGCGCGCCCGTCGACGCGGTCCTGCTGGTGCAGTGCACCAGCCCTTTCATCACGCGTGAGGACATCGACGCGGTGGCGGGGGCGGTCGTCGAGGGCGGGGCGGACAGCGCCCTGACCGTGGCGCCCTTCCACGGCTTCGTATGGCGCGACGGCGCGGACCAGCCCGCTGCGACCGCCCAGGAGGCGTCTGCCGCCACCTCCTCCTCCGCCGCCGCCTCCGCTTCCCGCGGCGGTTCCGGCGCCTCCCTTCCCCGCTCCGGTTCCGCCGCGACCGTCACGCCCGGCGGAACCGCCGAGACCGGCGGCGGCTACGGCGTCAACCACGACAAGTCCTTCCGCCCCCGCCGCCAGGACCGCCCACAGGACCTGCTGGAGACGGGCGCCGCCTACGCCATGGACGCCGCCGGTTTCCGCAAGTGCGGCCACCGCTTCTTCGGACGCACCGAGCCCGTACGTACGGACCCGGCGCGCGTGCTGGAGATCGACGACCCGCACGACCTCGCGCGGGCCCGCGCCCTCGCGCCGCTGCTGGACGAGCCGCGGCCGCGTGCGCTTCCCTCCCGCGACGACGTCGACGCGGTCGTACTCGACTTCGACGGCACCCAGACCGACGACAGGGTGCTGATCGACTCCGAAGGACGGGAACTGGTCGCCGTGCACCGCGGCGACGGACTCGGCGTCGCCGCGCTCCGCCGCGACGGCCTGGATCTGCTGATCCTGTCCACGGAGGAGAACCCGGTCGTAGCCGCACGGGCCCGCAAGCTGCGCATCCCCGTGCTCCACGGCATCGACCGCAAGGACCTCGCACTCAAGCAGTGGTGCGAGGAGAAGGGCATCGGTCCCGAGCGCGTGCTCTACGCGGGCAACGACGTCAACGACCTGCCCTGCTTCAACCTCGTCGGCTGGCCCGTGGCGGTCGCGGGCGCCCACGAGGTCGTACGCGAGGCGGCACGCGCCATCACCCGGGCCCCCGGAGGCGAGGGCGCGATCCGCGAGATCGCCTCCTGGCTTCTGGGCCCTTCCCTGAACCGCTGA
- a CDS encoding ABC transporter ATP-binding protein, producing MRGITKRFPGVVANHDIDFAVGRGTVHALVGENGAGKSTLMKILYGMQKPDEGTITVDGEKVSFTTPADAIARGIGMVHQHFMLADNLTVLENTVLGAEGLYGIGTRARKRIKELSDAYRLGIRPDVLVEDLGVADRQRVEILKVLYRGARTLILDEPTAVLVPQEVDALFENLRELKAEGLTVLFISHKLGEVLSVADDITVVRRGTTVASVKPGETTPKQLAELMVGSELPSPETRESTVTTTPMLTVDGLRLSATDGDGQARSVLDGIGFTIHKGEVLGVAGVEGNGQAELVEAVMGMREPDEGTVTLDGEDVTARSTRERREGGIGYIPEDRHRHGLLLEGTLWENRMLGHVTERPNSKGKLLDIAGARTDTKRIVADYDVRTPGIEVTAASLSGGNQQKLIVGREMSHHPKLLIASHPTRGVDVGAQAQIWDQIREARREGLAVLLISADLDELIGLSDTLRVMYRGRLVADADPATVTPEELGSAMTGAARGHLEHTEDGDVQDSVRDAVPGQREGGDER from the coding sequence CTGCGCGGCATCACCAAGCGGTTTCCGGGCGTCGTCGCCAACCACGACATCGACTTCGCCGTCGGCCGTGGCACCGTGCACGCCCTCGTCGGTGAGAACGGCGCGGGCAAGTCGACCCTGATGAAGATCCTCTACGGCATGCAGAAGCCGGACGAGGGCACCATCACCGTCGACGGCGAGAAGGTCTCCTTCACCACGCCCGCCGACGCCATCGCCCGCGGAATCGGCATGGTGCACCAGCACTTCATGCTCGCCGACAACCTCACCGTTCTCGAGAACACCGTGCTGGGCGCCGAGGGGCTGTACGGCATCGGCACCCGCGCCCGTAAGAGGATCAAGGAGCTGTCGGACGCGTACCGGCTGGGCATACGTCCCGACGTGCTCGTCGAGGACCTGGGCGTCGCCGACCGGCAGCGCGTGGAGATCCTCAAGGTCCTCTACCGGGGCGCCCGTACGCTGATCCTCGACGAGCCGACGGCGGTGCTCGTACCGCAGGAGGTCGACGCGCTCTTCGAGAACCTCCGGGAGCTGAAGGCCGAGGGCCTCACGGTGCTGTTCATCTCGCACAAGCTGGGCGAGGTGCTCTCCGTCGCCGACGACATCACCGTCGTACGGCGGGGCACGACCGTCGCCTCGGTGAAGCCGGGGGAGACCACGCCGAAGCAGCTCGCCGAGCTGATGGTCGGCAGCGAACTGCCCTCTCCCGAGACCCGCGAGTCGACGGTGACGACCACGCCGATGCTGACCGTCGACGGGCTGCGGCTGTCCGCGACGGACGGCGACGGGCAGGCGCGATCGGTGCTCGACGGCATCGGGTTCACCATCCACAAGGGCGAAGTCCTCGGCGTCGCTGGCGTGGAGGGAAACGGGCAGGCCGAACTCGTCGAGGCCGTCATGGGGATGCGCGAGCCCGACGAGGGCACCGTCACCCTCGACGGCGAGGACGTCACCGCACGCTCCACACGTGAGCGCCGCGAGGGCGGCATCGGCTACATCCCCGAGGACCGCCACCGGCACGGGCTGCTGCTGGAGGGCACCCTCTGGGAGAACCGCATGCTCGGTCACGTCACCGAACGGCCCAACAGCAAGGGCAAGTTGCTGGACATCGCGGGCGCACGCACGGACACCAAGCGCATCGTCGCCGACTACGACGTCCGTACGCCCGGCATCGAGGTCACCGCGGCCTCGCTCTCCGGCGGCAACCAGCAGAAGCTGATCGTCGGCCGCGAGATGAGCCACCATCCCAAGCTGCTGATCGCCTCACACCCCACGCGTGGCGTGGACGTGGGCGCACAGGCGCAGATCTGGGACCAGATCCGGGAGGCGCGTCGCGAGGGCCTGGCCGTGCTGCTGATCTCCGCCGACCTCGACGAGCTGATCGGGCTGTCCGACACGCTGCGCGTGATGTACCGCGGGCGGCTCGTCGCGGACGCCGATCCGGCCACGGTCACCCCTGAGGAGCTGGGTTCCGCGATGACGGGCGCCGCACGCGGCCATCTCGAACACACCGAGGACGGCGACGTTCAGGACTCGGTGCGCGACGCCGTTCCGGGACAGCGGGAAGGAGGCGATGAGCGGTGA
- a CDS encoding amidohydrolase, with amino-acid sequence MNRVLSPEPEVDPTGEAAVEAALLGVVPELPGRLPDALREELVAFRRDLHMHPELGNQEFRTTAAIKARLEQAGLRPRTLPMGTGLVCDIHPGLAERWDGVRPMLALRADIDALPIPDTKSVPYRSTVPDRAHACGHDVHTTVVLGAGLVLADLARAGHLTRSVRLLFQPAEEVLPGGATDAIDGGALDGVGRIVAVHCDPRVDAGRIGLRPGPITSACDRVEVKLSGPGGHTARPHLTTDLVTAAAKLVTEVPALLSRRVDARAGMALTWGRIESGHACNVVPQRAELSGTLRCLDLTAWREAPDLVHAAIDETATLHRAKSEITYVRGVPPVVNEAETTELLRTAMTARRGTPTVEDTEQSLGGEDFSWYLEHVPGAMARLGVRRPGDRHARDLHQGDFDVDETAITVGVELFTAVALLDTPAPSEPGA; translated from the coding sequence ATGAACAGAGTCCTGTCCCCTGAGCCTGAGGTGGACCCGACCGGCGAAGCAGCAGTCGAAGCAGCCCTGCTGGGCGTGGTTCCCGAGCTGCCCGGAAGACTTCCCGACGCGCTTCGCGAGGAACTGGTCGCATTCAGACGCGACCTGCACATGCATCCGGAACTGGGCAACCAGGAGTTCCGCACCACCGCAGCGATCAAGGCCCGCCTGGAGCAGGCAGGGCTGCGCCCCCGCACCCTGCCGATGGGCACCGGTCTCGTCTGCGACATACACCCCGGCCTCGCCGAGCGCTGGGACGGTGTCCGGCCGATGCTGGCGCTGCGCGCGGACATCGACGCGCTCCCCATCCCCGACACCAAGTCGGTGCCCTACCGTTCGACGGTTCCGGACCGGGCGCACGCCTGCGGACACGACGTGCACACCACCGTGGTGCTCGGCGCCGGGCTCGTTCTCGCCGATCTGGCCCGAGCGGGTCATCTCACGCGTTCCGTAAGGCTCCTCTTCCAGCCCGCGGAGGAGGTGCTGCCCGGCGGTGCCACCGACGCCATCGACGGCGGCGCGCTCGACGGCGTCGGCCGTATCGTCGCCGTCCACTGCGACCCCCGCGTCGACGCGGGACGCATCGGGCTGCGTCCCGGCCCCATCACCTCCGCTTGCGACCGCGTCGAGGTGAAGCTCAGCGGCCCCGGCGGCCACACCGCACGTCCCCATCTGACGACCGACCTGGTCACGGCCGCGGCGAAGCTCGTGACCGAGGTCCCCGCACTGCTCTCCCGCCGGGTGGACGCCCGCGCCGGAATGGCCCTCACCTGGGGGCGCATCGAATCCGGTCACGCGTGCAACGTCGTCCCGCAGCGCGCCGAACTCTCCGGCACGCTCCGCTGCCTCGACCTCACGGCATGGCGCGAGGCGCCCGACCTGGTGCACGCCGCCATCGACGAGACGGCCACGCTGCACCGGGCCAAGTCGGAGATCACATACGTCCGTGGCGTGCCGCCGGTCGTCAACGAGGCGGAGACGACAGAGCTGTTGCGTACGGCGATGACGGCACGCCGTGGCACGCCCACCGTCGAGGACACCGAACAGAGCCTCGGCGGTGAGGACTTCTCCTGGTACCTGGAGCATGTGCCGGGCGCGATGGCCCGCCTCGGCGTCCGCAGGCCGGGCGACCGGCACGCACGCGACCTGCACCAGGGCGACTTCGACGTGGACGAGACGGCGATCACGGTCGGGGTCGAGCTCTTCACGGCGGTGGCACTGCTGGACACGCCCGCGCCTTCGGAGCCGGGGGCCTAG
- a CDS encoding glycosyltransferase family 2 protein, translating to MVNLSVIVPFYNVQSYAPEAIRSLRANAREDIEFILVDDCSTDDTPEILAEAERELSGAVLVRHESNGGLATARNTGLDASRGRYLTFLDGDDWVEPGHYPRLLAAIEKLGCDFVRTDHVSCTARARTIARVPHGRRGVVMDPREAILPSSRTTSVDYAYAWAGVYHRRLLDDGLLHFTHGLRTAEDRPWIWRLHREAKSFAVLGMTGVYYRRGVASSLTQIGDVRQLDFIRAFDQVVDETARDRDAEALLPKAVRTYCAIISHHLTSGRFQPRVERELRRRSAAALRRLPSDVLAGALDSMDLERATRLRRLRRRPAVLNRAAGEAA from the coding sequence GTGGTCAATCTCTCCGTCATCGTGCCGTTCTACAACGTGCAGTCCTACGCCCCGGAAGCAATCAGAAGCCTACGCGCGAATGCGCGTGAGGACATCGAATTCATTCTCGTCGACGACTGTTCGACGGATGACACACCGGAGATTCTCGCGGAAGCCGAGCGGGAGTTGAGCGGTGCGGTCCTCGTACGCCATGAAAGCAACGGCGGCCTGGCGACTGCGCGCAACACCGGCCTGGACGCCTCCCGCGGCAGATATCTCACCTTCCTCGACGGCGACGACTGGGTCGAGCCCGGTCACTATCCCCGGCTGCTCGCCGCCATCGAGAAGCTGGGCTGCGACTTCGTGCGCACCGACCACGTGAGCTGCACCGCACGCGCCCGTACGATCGCCCGCGTCCCGCACGGCCGCCGCGGCGTGGTGATGGACCCGCGCGAGGCGATCCTGCCGTCCAGCCGCACCACGTCCGTCGACTACGCGTACGCCTGGGCGGGCGTCTACCACCGGCGGCTGCTGGACGACGGCCTGCTGCACTTCACTCACGGGCTGCGCACCGCGGAGGACCGCCCGTGGATCTGGCGGCTGCACCGCGAGGCGAAGTCCTTCGCCGTGCTGGGCATGACGGGCGTCTACTACCGGCGCGGCGTCGCCTCCTCCCTCACACAGATCGGCGACGTACGCCAACTCGACTTCATCCGCGCCTTCGACCAGGTCGTGGACGAGACCGCACGGGACCGTGACGCGGAGGCGCTGCTACCGAAGGCAGTGCGCACGTACTGCGCGATCATCTCCCACCATCTGACGAGCGGAAGGTTCCAGCCGCGTGTGGAGCGGGAGTTGCGCCGCCGCAGCGCCGCGGCCCTGCGGCGCCTTCCCTCGGACGTGCTCGCCGGAGCACTGGACTCGATGGACCTCGAACGCGCGACCCGGCTGCGCAGGCTGCGCCGCCGCCCAGCCGTCCTCAACCGGGCCGCGGGAGAGGCAGCGTGA
- a CDS encoding BMP family lipoprotein has product MRRVTKLAAAVTTTAALALTATACGESSTESAAKKDKGVGLAFDVGGRDDHSFNQAAARGVDKAKKDLGVKFKEMTASNDETEADREQRITSLAEAGFNPVIGVGFDYGKSVNKVAKKFPKTTFGVVDSPSEQKNVAGLVFAEHEASYLAGVAAAKKTKTKEVGFIGGVNNALIQKFQAGFEQGVKETDPKVKVTSQYLYPTNTKGFNDPAAAKDKAKGMLDAGNDVIYSAAGQSGVGSIEEISKKKGTWAIGVDSDQYTQPGLAKYKDAILTSAVKNVDVAVYDLIKSVEDKKPMKGTTSFDLKEDGVSLATSGGFIDDIQKDIDKAKKEIVDGKIKVKDTPGK; this is encoded by the coding sequence TTGCGTCGGGTAACCAAGCTTGCAGCCGCGGTCACCACCACCGCGGCCCTCGCCCTGACCGCCACCGCGTGCGGTGAGAGTTCGACAGAGTCGGCCGCCAAGAAAGACAAGGGAGTCGGCCTGGCCTTCGACGTCGGCGGTCGTGACGACCACTCCTTCAACCAGGCGGCGGCGCGCGGCGTCGACAAGGCGAAGAAGGATCTGGGCGTCAAGTTCAAGGAGATGACGGCCAGCAACGACGAGACCGAGGCCGACCGCGAGCAGCGCATAACCTCGCTCGCGGAGGCCGGGTTCAACCCGGTCATCGGCGTCGGCTTCGACTACGGCAAGTCCGTCAACAAGGTCGCGAAGAAGTTCCCCAAGACCACCTTCGGCGTCGTCGACTCCCCGTCGGAGCAGAAGAACGTCGCCGGTCTGGTCTTCGCGGAGCACGAGGCGTCCTACCTCGCCGGTGTCGCCGCCGCGAAGAAGACCAAGACCAAGGAGGTCGGCTTCATAGGCGGCGTCAACAACGCGCTGATCCAGAAGTTCCAGGCGGGCTTCGAGCAGGGCGTGAAGGAGACCGACCCGAAGGTCAAGGTCACTTCGCAGTACCTGTACCCGACCAACACCAAGGGCTTCAACGACCCGGCCGCCGCCAAGGACAAGGCCAAGGGCATGCTCGACGCCGGCAACGACGTGATCTACTCCGCGGCCGGCCAGTCCGGTGTCGGCTCGATCGAGGAGATCAGCAAGAAGAAGGGCACCTGGGCGATCGGGGTCGACTCCGACCAGTACACCCAGCCCGGTCTCGCCAAGTACAAGGACGCGATCCTCACCTCCGCCGTCAAGAACGTGGACGTGGCCGTCTACGACCTGATCAAGAGCGTGGAGGACAAGAAGCCGATGAAGGGCACCACGTCCTTCGACCTCAAGGAGGACGGCGTCTCGCTCGCGACCTCCGGCGGCTTCATCGACGACATCCAGAAGGACATCGACAAGGCCAAGAAGGAGATCGTCGACGGCAAGATCAAGGTCAAGGACACCCCCGGCAAGTGA
- a CDS encoding lipocalin-like domain-containing protein, with protein MTKTREVRALLLGAWSLASWEASGTDTTVFRPLGDDGIGQLIYDGSGRMSVQLSGVGRPLFADEDWLRARPDEIVAAWPAYFAYFGTFTVDTESDPATVTHHIASGTFPNLAGTDQVRTCRFADGDRRLTLGAESAWGSVRIVWERVR; from the coding sequence ATGACGAAGACGCGCGAAGTCCGCGCCCTGCTGCTGGGGGCGTGGAGCCTGGCGAGCTGGGAGGCGTCCGGCACGGACACGACCGTCTTCCGTCCGCTGGGCGACGACGGCATAGGACAGCTCATCTACGACGGCAGCGGGCGGATGTCCGTCCAACTCTCCGGCGTGGGCCGCCCCTTGTTCGCCGACGAGGACTGGCTGCGTGCCCGCCCGGACGAGATCGTGGCGGCGTGGCCGGCCTACTTCGCCTACTTCGGCACGTTCACCGTGGACACGGAGAGCGACCCGGCGACGGTGACCCATCACATCGCCTCCGGCACCTTCCCCAACCTCGCCGGCACCGACCAGGTGCGCACCTGCCGCTTCGCCGACGGCGACCGTCGGCTGACCCTCGGCGCCGAGAGCGCGTGGGGCAGCGTGCGCATCGTCTGGGAACGCGTCCGCTGA
- a CDS encoding N-acetylneuraminate synthase family protein — MSTNRLRTLGEKTVGPGHPVYVTGEIGINHNGELDNAFALIDAAAEAGCDAVKFQKRTPEVCTPRDQWDVERDTPWGRMTYIDYRHRVEFDEDGYRAIDEHCKKRGIDWFASPWDVESVAFLEKFGVPCYKVASASLTDDELLRAMRATGRTVILSTGMSTPKQIRHAVEVLGSANIVLCHATSTYPAQAAELNLRMIHTLEREFPNVPIGYSGHETGLQTSLAAVALGACFVERHITLDRAMWGSDQAASVEPGGLQRLVRDIRTIEESLGDGVKKVYDSELKPMEKLRRVKGVVAEAEEAGAGEAEREPAVV, encoded by the coding sequence ATGAGCACCAACCGTCTGCGCACCCTCGGCGAGAAGACCGTAGGCCCGGGACACCCCGTCTACGTCACCGGCGAGATCGGCATCAACCACAACGGCGAACTCGACAACGCCTTCGCGCTGATCGACGCCGCCGCCGAAGCCGGGTGCGACGCAGTGAAGTTCCAGAAGCGCACCCCCGAGGTGTGCACGCCGCGCGACCAGTGGGACGTCGAACGCGACACTCCCTGGGGCCGCATGACGTACATCGACTACCGGCACCGCGTCGAGTTCGACGAGGACGGCTACCGCGCCATCGACGAGCACTGCAAGAAGCGCGGCATCGACTGGTTCGCGTCGCCGTGGGACGTCGAATCCGTCGCGTTCCTGGAGAAGTTCGGGGTGCCCTGCTACAAGGTGGCGTCCGCGTCGCTCACCGACGACGAGCTGCTGCGCGCCATGCGGGCCACCGGGCGCACGGTGATCCTCTCCACCGGCATGTCCACCCCGAAGCAGATCCGGCACGCGGTGGAGGTGCTCGGCAGCGCCAACATCGTGCTCTGCCACGCCACTTCGACGTACCCGGCGCAGGCCGCCGAGCTGAACCTGCGGATGATCCACACGCTGGAGCGCGAGTTCCCCAACGTGCCCATCGGCTACAGCGGCCACGAGACCGGTCTTCAGACCAGTCTGGCCGCCGTCGCCCTCGGCGCCTGCTTCGTCGAGCGGCACATCACGCTCGACCGCGCGATGTGGGGCTCCGACCAGGCCGCTTCCGTGGAGCCCGGCGGCCTCCAGCGGCTCGTACGCGACATCCGCACCATCGAGGAGTCGCTGGGCGACGGGGTCAAGAAGGTCTACGACAGCGAGCTGAAGCCCATGGAGAAGCTGCGCCGCGTCAAGGGCGTCGTCGCCGAGGCCGAGGAGGCCGGAGCCGGCGAGGCCGAGCGCGAGCCGGCTGTGGTCTGA
- a CDS encoding DUF6716 putative glycosyltransferase, with product MPPASGEISADSAVPERPLRTAVLADSDTRWKWGALTARRIAPGGTVDGLLLRGRATPTPRQLAEVGVDVDSLRETSGAAFVREAADRDAYDVVVLACVGGAVQAMLHGMAHAAGVAKPRSEGADGAGTDSASDAHPGPDGGGGGVRRPVTVTGYVGVVYEKLADGLLLRHGADVVLANSRYDAERFRTVYEGVGADASAVTEGALPFLGGSRYEGPGEQRPFTVVFAAQPSVPAGRDDRAYLLRRAAEHARAHPGREVLIKLRSRPGEHTTHIEEQPYQRLADRLSGGLPPNCRLVYGHMGEVLDRTDLLVTVSSTAALESLHRAIPTAVLTDLGVREVLGNHHFLGSGCLASWDELDAGHLPTADPEWTARQGVLPGGHYERAFDRARERVARLAARDRLPAVAPYYTPRTAPGYLPGVLARYGFDADGALLPGAAKAASAGATSGVRAAVRGAVRDAARGAYRHGVQRVAPVIRRMGEL from the coding sequence ATCCCTCCCGCATCCGGTGAGATTTCCGCGGATTCCGCTGTGCCGGAACGTCCGCTGCGTACCGCGGTGCTCGCAGATTCCGACACCCGCTGGAAATGGGGAGCGCTCACCGCACGCCGTATCGCGCCGGGCGGCACCGTGGACGGGCTGCTGCTGCGCGGGCGCGCGACGCCGACGCCCCGGCAGCTCGCCGAGGTGGGCGTCGACGTGGACTCGCTGCGGGAGACGAGCGGAGCGGCCTTCGTAAGGGAGGCCGCGGACCGCGACGCCTACGACGTGGTGGTGCTGGCCTGCGTCGGCGGTGCGGTGCAGGCGATGCTGCACGGCATGGCGCACGCGGCGGGGGTCGCGAAGCCCCGGAGCGAGGGTGCCGACGGGGCCGGCACGGACAGCGCCTCGGACGCGCACCCGGGCCCGGACGGCGGAGGCGGGGGCGTGCGCCGCCCCGTCACCGTCACCGGCTACGTCGGCGTCGTCTACGAGAAGCTCGCCGACGGACTGCTGCTGCGCCACGGCGCGGACGTCGTGCTCGCCAACTCCCGCTACGACGCCGAGCGTTTCCGCACCGTCTACGAGGGCGTCGGAGCCGACGCGTCCGCCGTGACCGAGGGCGCGCTGCCCTTCCTCGGCGGCTCACGCTACGAAGGCCCCGGCGAACAGCGCCCGTTCACCGTCGTCTTCGCGGCCCAGCCGTCCGTGCCCGCCGGCCGCGACGACCGCGCCTATCTGCTGCGGCGTGCCGCCGAGCACGCCCGCGCGCACCCCGGGCGCGAGGTGCTGATCAAGCTCCGCAGCCGCCCCGGCGAGCACACCACCCATATCGAGGAGCAGCCCTACCAGCGGCTCGCGGACCGGCTCTCAGGCGGGCTGCCGCCCAACTGCCGCCTGGTGTACGGGCACATGGGCGAAGTGCTGGACCGTACGGACCTGCTGGTGACCGTCAGCTCCACCGCCGCCCTCGAATCGCTGCACCGCGCGATCCCCACCGCCGTACTGACCGACCTCGGCGTGCGTGAAGTGCTCGGCAACCACCACTTCCTGGGGTCCGGGTGCCTCGCCTCCTGGGACGAACTCGACGCCGGGCACCTCCCGACGGCCGACCCCGAGTGGACGGCACGGCAGGGAGTGCTCCCCGGCGGCCACTACGAGCGTGCCTTCGACCGGGCACGCGAGCGGGTCGCACGGCTCGCCGCCCGCGACCGGCTGCCTGCCGTCGCGCCGTACTACACGCCCAGGACCGCGCCCGGCTATCTGCCCGGCGTGCTGGCCCGGTACGGGTTCGACGCCGACGGTGCCCTGCTGCCCGGCGCCGCCAAGGCAGCCTCCGCCGGGGCGACTTCGGGGGTGCGAGCGGCCGTGCGCGGTGCCGTGCGGGACGCGGCGCGAGGTGCGTACCGGCACGGCGTGCAGCGCGTGGCACCGGTGATCCGCCGCATGGGGGAGCTGTGA
- a CDS encoding ABC transporter permease — protein MKKFDKDRLLLALGAPLLAIVAALVITSGVIMTTGKDPFHAFYVMLDFGSKSDSQVWIINKAIPYYLSAVAVAIGFRMNLFNIGVDGQYRIGAFFAAVVGGSLTLPGIIQIPLVIAVAMVVGGVWSSIAGLLKITRGIHEVVTTIMLNFIAASTIGFFLQDGRLAEKDGNLFHTPDLPSSSHFFTIPTDPDPIYGTIVIGVLVGAAYWFVLGRTRFGFDLRAVGRSESAASASGVSVKRMVVTSMVLSGVVAGLVGMPTLLNASYNYGTDFPAGIGFTGIAIALLGRNHPVGMALGALLWGFLERTGTQLEFEEYAQEIVGVMQGVIVLCVVIAYEVVRRYGLRMQQRQVGEELAAQARKSEKKAEVSA, from the coding sequence GTGAAGAAGTTCGACAAGGACCGGCTGCTTCTGGCGCTCGGCGCGCCCCTGCTGGCGATCGTCGCCGCGCTCGTGATCACGTCGGGCGTCATCATGACGACCGGCAAGGACCCGTTCCACGCGTTCTACGTGATGCTCGACTTCGGCTCGAAGAGCGACAGCCAGGTCTGGATCATCAACAAGGCCATTCCGTACTACCTTTCGGCGGTCGCCGTCGCCATCGGCTTCCGCATGAACCTCTTCAACATCGGGGTCGACGGCCAGTACCGCATCGGGGCCTTCTTCGCCGCGGTCGTCGGCGGCTCGCTGACGCTGCCCGGCATCATCCAGATCCCGCTCGTCATCGCCGTGGCGATGGTGGTCGGCGGAGTCTGGTCCAGCATCGCGGGGCTGTTGAAGATCACGCGGGGCATCCACGAGGTCGTCACCACGATCATGCTGAACTTCATCGCGGCCTCCACCATCGGCTTCTTCCTCCAGGACGGCAGGCTCGCGGAGAAGGACGGCAACCTCTTCCACACCCCCGACCTCCCGTCCTCCAGCCACTTCTTCACCATTCCGACCGACCCGGACCCGATCTACGGGACGATCGTCATCGGCGTACTCGTGGGCGCCGCCTACTGGTTCGTCCTCGGCCGCACCCGCTTCGGCTTCGACCTGCGGGCCGTGGGCCGCTCGGAGTCGGCGGCGTCCGCCAGCGGCGTCAGCGTGAAGCGGATGGTCGTCACGTCGATGGTGCTCTCGGGCGTCGTCGCCGGCCTGGTCGGCATGCCCACGCTGCTCAACGCCTCGTACAACTACGGCACCGACTTCCCCGCGGGCATCGGCTTCACCGGCATCGCCATCGCGCTGCTCGGACGCAACCACCCGGTGGGCATGGCGCTCGGCGCCCTGCTGTGGGGCTTCCTCGAACGCACGGGCACACAGCTGGAGTTCGAGGAGTACGCCCAGGAGATCGTCGGCGTGATGCAGGGCGTCATCGTCCTGTGCGTCGTCATCGCATACGAGGTCGTACGACGCTACGGGCTCCGCATGCAGCAGCGTCAGGTCGGCGAGGAGCTGGCCGCCCAGGCCCGTAAGAGCGAGAAGAAGGCGGAGGTGTCCGCGTGA